In Zingiber officinale cultivar Zhangliang chromosome 3A, Zo_v1.1, whole genome shotgun sequence, the DNA window AGAACCATTAATCAACCGAGCTTCCCCGTCGAAAAAGCACTCCCAGACGCAAAATACAAGATACAAGAATAGAAAAGCTCACCAAGATCTATAGGAAGGGCCGGTGCAGGGGTTGGAGGCGGTGGTAAGTCCACGGGCGGCGACTGCGGGACCACGTCAGAGAGCTGCTCGAAAGCGACCAGCGCGGCCTTGTTCTGAGCTTCCTTGGATGTCCGGGAGAGATCGGGGGAGTGGAACGAGGAGCCGTTGACGGTGACGGTAGCGCTAAAGCGGAAATTGTGGGCAGGGCCGTCATGTGAGGTGGCGTACTCCGGAAGCGACCATTGCTGGCGCTGGCAGAGCTCCTGGAGCCGGCTCTTGTGCATATCCGGGACGATTCCCGATTGCGATCGGCGACGAGGAGAGGAAAATGGGTGGGGGAAGTGAATCGAAAGTCAAAGTAGCGGTGGAATGGAAAGGGTAAAGGGAGGGTTTTGGTGGAGTGCAACCGGCAGTGTAGGCCGCGCGACCCGAGGAGACTGATGGGACGGTTACATTTACTAAATAAACCCGATAATAAAATGTCTTCACGAGTTCATATTATTTCCGTGTTTAGAGAATAAAAAACTTCGACGTTCCAAGTTGTCAATTCCATTTTCGTCTCGTGAATAGATGTCATGTTGTACAGAAGTTTATACACTAGTTTAATAAtattctcatatatatatatatatatatatatatatatatatatatatatatatatatttgaataaaAATTAAGACTGAGATATAttttatcataatatttttaatgataaaaGCTCTAAATAAATTTTGTTAGGATCCTATTATATCACATTAATaatatgaaaatttattaaaaatattttcaatgattAAAATTCTAAATGAGCTTTTTTATGATCTAATTCATAACATGAGCATGACTTCATGAATATTATATCAAATTCAAGACAAAAGAACATATTTATATTTTCACTACTACTTTTAAACTAAAATCTCAAACCTCATCACTACAATGGTTGAACATTTTTTATTCAGCTTTTTAGATTTTACAAACCTCTTATAAAACTTACATTGAAGATGTTTTCAGAatcatactaattttttttaataaaaaaatgtctCATCCATTTGTctatataaaatgataaaattatGTAACTAGTCTCTAGTTATTGCATAAATAGAGGAAACAACATTTCTCAACCTCTAATGTGAAAGAAGATAAAGAGAATAATATTGGAAGGGTGGAAGAAGATGTGGAGGAATATATAGATATAGATATCGAAAAGCATTCGGAGCAAATTGTTATAAAAGAATACCGAAATATTGTCTTATCTCCGATAAGAATGGAGGAATAGGGAAGCATAAACCTGCCACCAATTGATCTTTGAAGAAGGTAACATAGTCATCAAGAGGAAGATGGGGATAAGCCTCAGGGTGCGGTACCTTGATATGATATTCTTGAAGGATTTCGTACTGAGAGCGAATGGAAATTCGATCGACAGTACTAAAGGAAGAATGGGTTTGAGCATACCAAGGAGCTAGTAATTCCTCATCGTAGAAAGTCGAAAGAGAGAATCACCAGAAAGTGAGTTGAGGAAGATAAAGAGTAAAGAAATAAGAaagatttagggttttaggggGATATAAGGATCGTCATTAAATTGAAACAGCTCGTGAAAGGAGGAGCGTTGATTTGCTAATAAGAATGTTATGGGACATTGATAAAAAAGCATATTAAAGGTAGCTTCAAGAAATAGGAAAAAATGTTACGTGACACTCATCTATAAAGAGACATTTATGATAGA includes these proteins:
- the LOC122052450 gene encoding double-stranded RNA-binding protein 1-like isoform X1 gives rise to the protein MHKSRLQELCQRQQWSLPEYATSHDGPAHNFRFSATVTVNGSSFHSPDLSRTSKEAQNKAALVAFEQLSDVVPQSPPVDLPPPPTPAPALPIDLGNQVSYKNQLQIYLQKQAKCLPTYTYVCHALQFKVTVKVDEQTFESTSYCYTVKEA